Part of the Capsicum annuum cultivar UCD-10X-F1 chromosome 12, UCD10Xv1.1, whole genome shotgun sequence genome is shown below.
aaatgggatttcaccttatgttcaggaccctcctgaaaaatgagattttactttatgttcaggaccttcctgaaaaatgggattttactttctgttcaggaccctcctgaaaaaaaataggattttactttatgttcaggaccctcctgaaaaatgagattttactttatgttcaggttcctcctgaaaaataggattttactttctgttcaagaccctcctgaaaaatgggaatttaccttatgtcaggaccctcctgaaaaatgggattttactttctgttcaggactctcctaaaaaatgagattttactttctgttcaggaccctcctgaaaaatggaattttagtttctgttcaggaccctcctgaaaaatgggattttactttctgtttagggccctcttgaaaaatgggatttcaccttatgttcaggacccccctggaaaatgggacaacgctttcaaaaatgaaatactactttattataattcttgtttgggataatttttgttctaattttaattttgggtttcaggagcccgcctgaagaacagggtgatgaaatagcaagtcaggaacccgcctggagaatagggtaaagaaatgaaaagtcaagcaacaaagtgaagcaattgaaagcaaagcgacaagttgaaagaaattgcaagtcaggggcccgcctgaagaatagggtgataaaagtcgagtcaagatccaatagaagctgtatagataggattttgtaatttcatttatgttttaacttgtaattttcatttttgatgtaataacagagccgcggaccggaacctcgacggaacctcactcgactctccaactcggtgtAGTCCatctcttccaatcctttgagatactcatgacttgattctctcataatttgggtaggaaggatgtcttaagtcaagacccggttgtccttcttccttctgtttctttcttggaataatggtcgggtcaaaatttggtctcgctgtctacttctttgactaaaaacacttcgtgtttacatccaaagggggcatgatgtagacacataattttttccccctcaaaagttcgattttattcatttcttccttatcatatcatgtaccctcacccacgtgattacatcccacaaaaatacaaaaaaataattctcaacaaaatccctaacaaacttttattcttttaacaccctaacaaccctctccaataagaaaatgacaaatcaccacctccctacccctacctaaccctaccccacgtcacacctccccccctcttttttttcttgtccaagaagaaaggacccaaaaaagaataaatacaatatatatacacagataCACAGATACAAAAGAGAAGGATTTTTTTTGAAGGAAcagtaaaaaagataaaaaggatCGGaccctctcactctctctctctctcaacagaTCTCATCGACGCCGGCGCCGCCTTCTCTCACGGTCCACGATCTCTCCCTCTCTCTaccatctctctctcttctttctttctctatcaAAAAGCAAAAGCTGTCGCCGACCACCACCACCCCGGTCATCGTGGCTGGTGCACGACCCATCGCCGGCCTCCTCTCTCCGCTCTCTCATTTACAGCCGTGGATCCAGCTGGCTGAACCATCAAGAACCGCAGCTAACGTCGTTACCCACTAGCCACTACTCCAGCCGCCGAGCTGACCTCTCTCCGGCCATGGAAGAAGGTACCGGAAACAGTGAAGCCGATAACCGATCAACGTCCATCGGAATCGGTCGGTGAGTTCGGTTTTCTGTTTGAAATCGTGCCGGTTACGGATGGCTTGAAATCCGAGTGTTGGGGGTACATTTCCAAGGTTTTCGTTCCGATTTTAAATCTGTCCCGTTTGTATTTATCATATTGAGTTGGATTCTGGGTCGGACTGAGGTTCTCcgatcgagtattttggtcttcggatttctttattatcgacaaggatcaTTTTCATCGAGGTCTATTTCTTCTACTgaatctttattttatcttgaccTTTTTGTGATGTcgtgggtgtggatgatttatttgttgcgtatttggtttgaatcttcgttgttagTGTTTGTTTGGTGATATGTTTCGATATTATGTTGGAGATTGCGATTACCGTGGTTGATTTGATTGAGACTTATTTAATCATGCtggttgaaataaatttggggacgggaatcaaaaaattgataaaagtaaatattatgatatttttgatacattgttaATGTTGAATGCGGTATGttgtcgagcgggtaggcaaacagtaagctCGGGTAGGCGAGTTTAGGATTGGTGTAATGTGGGAAggattggaatatttgttgaatgatttgtttatcgtatttggaaagtgtacttatttgaccggggaatgccccgaggtaatttgtatttactcaccgaGGAATGCCCTAaagaattttgtacgctaaggatgctcgtgatcaaggcccgaggcgtcgggtaaagcatggtttaggactagtgtaggttgtTTCAGCATTTTTTtaatttcgggttgtaataattggactggactttacatttttttgttttgtttggttattgcttgattattttgcgtgcttttgtgtggtttatgcatttgtaacgtcAATTTATCCGATACGCTCTTTCAaccgaccgtggttgaaccacgggatcgaggggtgcctaacaccttcccctcggtcaacagaattccttagccggaatctctgttcgcaaaccagtttaagagtcaaatggtttcgaaaaggattctccaaaggtgacttggcacaccggattatgccaagtagcgactctgaataaataatccttttccgaaacaaattttcatttcttgtcacttaaataataaaaccctttcggacttaaaatatacatttttttggagtacgtaaaaaaagggtgtgacaagtACTTCAAAGTTCAGTTCTCCTCCCCCCAAAGTGACTGTTGCAATTGAATAATAGAATAAGATCgtgatcaaaaaattatttttcttcttttttttcccctattttccttcttgaatgagttctACAAGGTAAGGTTTCTTATGATAATCCTTGTGGTCGGGCCTTCTATGAACCATGTGCATAGCGAGAACTTTAGTGTATTGGGCtgcctttttttaattattttcttcaaccTACCTATCTCTTGTGAATGGTTGGTGGAACTCCTATTTTTCCCTATATAAAGTGTAACATTCAAGCTGTTAATGAGATATATTCAAGTAACTCTATATATCTTTTCCTAATTTATCTTTTGCCTAGATAATACAATGGCCTTtgaaaaagaaaacatgaaagTTGAAATTGTGTCTACAAAGTTCATAAAACCATCtttaccaactccaaatcatctCCAAAATTACAAATTATCTTTCTTTGATCAAATAGCTGATGAGGCACATTTACCTCTTGTTCTTTTTTATCCTCCTACTAACAACATTAATTATGCAACTCATGAATAACAATTCGAGCAATCTTTATCTAGAATTTTAACCCATGTTTACCCTATTTCTGGCAGATTTATCGAGGACGATGACTCGATATCATGCAAAGACCAAGGGGTTAAATTTGTAAAAGCTAAGGTAAATAGTAAgctgaatgaatttcttgagaaaGCACACAAGGATGTCAACCTTGCATTGCTTTGTTGGCCTCAAGATACTTGGGATGTAGATGACACTAACTTATTCATCATGCCAATTGTCATTGTCCAAATCACAGAATTCGAGTGTGGTGGATTGGCTCTATCTATGAGCCATGCACACACGGCGATGGATGGTTTCACAACTTTCACTTTTATTAATGAGTGGACTAAAGTGTGCAGATTAGGTATTCCTGAAGACAAGATTGATTTCCTGAGCATTAATTTGGCTGATGTTTTTCCATCAAGAGATCTATCGAAACTTCTCTTGCCTCGTCTCCCCCAGGAGGATCGCGAGGAAGCTAAATTAGTAGCCAAAAGGCTATACATCAATGAAAGTGCCATTTCAAGGCTCAGAGAGGAAGTCGGAGACTTATGCTTTAAGCCCTCAAGAGTTGAAATGATCGTAGCCCTCCTATGGAGGGCTCTGATACGTGCTTCAGAAAAGAAGCACGGACATCTAAGACGTTCCCTAATGGGTGTCCCTATAAACATGCGCCCTAAGTTGAAATCGTTACCTCAaatagaaaaatcttttgggaATCTTGTAATTGAAGCCCCAGTAAAATTCATACCGGGGGAGATCAACAACATGGAGTTGCACAATTTCGTGAGATTAATTCGTGACACAGTGAAGGAAACTATTGTTGCTTGTGACAAGACTTCACCAGACGATGTAGTGGCAGCTGTGGCTAATATATACAATGAAAGTTTCCAAGCACAAGAATGGGGAGCAAGTGATGAAGTAGACATGTACACAAGTTCAAGTTTGTGTAGATTTCCAATACAAGAAGCTGATTTTGGTTGGGGAAAACCatgtttgatgcattttggtTCAAGACATAATCAGGTTTGTTGGTTGTATGATGCTGAATGTGGCAACGGGATTTGTGTGCAAATGGATTTGAAGGAAACTAATGCCAAATTATTTGAATGTGAAGATGATATCAAGGCTTTCTTTGAGTTTTAGGTTCTTAGTGtgctaaaaaaaaataaggttttTAGTGGGTATGTATGTGTgagtgttatttttcttttttcaaattattttgctTTTACTATTTGTAATATTGGTCTAAAAAGGGGAATGGAAGAGCTGAACTAGTACTACTAATGtaacaataattataataaaaacttCCCTTATTACTATTATAGTATTTTTGTTTGCAAAAGCTGTTATCTTTATTTCCATGATTGAATTTCATAAGGAATCCAATAATTTTATATGGATCTTCCTTATGTCACACCTGTCTTATTTTTAAGTGATTAATGTTGTTTTTGTGAATATAGCGTAAAAATCTTTTGTGTTATGAGTGTAAAGTTAAAACTATTAAGGATCACTTGGTTGGTGGCATATAAAAATAACGAATATTTCGTGAGATAATttaatatgtatttgaaaatagATATATCTCCAAATTATAATTCCACCAATCATGCGTCCCTCTTAATAGCACTATTGATTCAGGTAGAATAACATCGCATTGCTAAAGGAATATCAAGACCTTTTCTCAAGCCCATACCAATATGTAACTTAGTTAAAAATAAGAGGTAgaaatattcataatttaaagtttATAGGTCTTGCTTTGAATTATTGAGTTCCACCTCTCTCGTGAGGCTTGTCATAGACATGATGTTGGGCGTTGGCATTATCAAACAATCCCCCTCCCGACAACTGCCTCAGGCAGCATGTTGCTTTGGGGAATTGGGCTCATGACCATCGCATTGATACTAGTACGTACTTGTTAAGATCAAGAATTTATCATCATGTCAAAAGTTACCTTTGATAGCAAGGATGTAACTTTATTTCTTAACTAAACCCATCAAACAAGCATCATTATCGATCATGACTCTAACTCGATCACCCAACCTCCTCGTGAGCCTTGTCATAAATAATATAGGTCAAACCCATCGATAGGACCTCAAACttgtcccaaaaattcacttagacccctaaactaaggcttgtacctatcagacccTTAAACCCTCCgaattttgtttcaattgggcattttttcCCAATCAGCTAAAGGCTCAAGTGTGTGCTGCACACACGCGCTGACGTGGCAAAAACAGCCAATTGGAAGCTGACACAtggcattgtgggtccaatatattaaaaaataattataaaattattttaaaaaataaaaataaaaaattgattattaaaagaaattataaaattaaaaaaaataaattattaaaaaataattataaaattatttgagaaacaaaatataaaatttttaaaaaaatgaaaataaaaatggcattgaggatccaaattattaaaaaaattataaaattatttaaaaaataaaaatgaaaaaatgattattcaaaaaaaatcagaaaacttttaaaaaataaaaataaaaaattgcattgaggatccaaattattaaaaaataattataaaattattttaaaaaaaaattgattattaaaaaaattataaaactttaaaaaatacaaattattaaaaaataattataaaattatttaaaaaataaaaataaagttataaaaaaatttaaaaaataaaaataaaaaatggcattgaggatccaaattattaaaaaataatttaaaattatttaaaaataaaaataaaaaactgataattcaaaagaaattataaaattttaaaaaataaaaataaaaaattgcattgaagatccaaattattaaaaaataattataaaattatttaaaaataaaaaattgattattaaaaagaaattaaaggagaaaagataaaaaacacCTCCCACCCACCCAGTCGTCTTCTTCACAACCCCCTCTCCCGTTGTCTTCACGCATACAAACAACAACTCCATTAACAACAGtcaacaacacacacacacattaatCTTTTTCACACCCCCGGTCGTTTACACACACACACAGTCAGCAACACACACACATAATTGTTGTTAAATCAACAACTCCATTAGtaaatgaaaaaaagatttctttaactgattttgtaaaaaaaaataattttttttcacatctttGATGTTGGTGACAATGGTGAAGATTGATtagtgattttgttgttgttagtaGAGTTGTTGATTTTATTAGTAATGAAGTTTCTtcattttgatgcttaaaattaaTTTCTCTATCTTCAATGGTTTCTTGTTGCTTCAGAAGGCTCCATCTTCAATGGTTTCTAGTTGATGTAGAAGAAGACACGGACGGGGGGTGGGGTGGAGGGAGGGGAAGGAGGTGCggctcttttaaaaaaaaataaaaaaaatattattaattaaaaattatattaataaaataatttaagtataagttttttaattaaaaaaaatatatattatttaatctaCTGTTCTCGCGTCCAAGGAAAGTGTAACACACTCCTTGCCAAATCAGCATTTTGTGCCTGGTAGGTaccaattttagcacttgaggGGCCTGATAGGTATAGGCCTTaattgaggggtctaagtgagtTTTTGAGACAAGTTTGAGGTtctatcgatgggtttggccaaTAATATATATTGACATTATTCACCAAATATACAATTTAAACTCAAATTGTTGAATTTTCTTGGAATTCATAGTATCAATGGTAGCTCTACCACCATTATGGATACCATATCATTCATTGTACattgggaaaaggctcaaatatgccattgaactatcagaaatgactcatttatgccatcagttaaaagtttgactcattcatgccatcgccgttataaaATCGGCTTatccatgccattaatttttaacggtggttttcaaaaacagatttgccacgtggccttttattaaaggtccacgtcatttattaaaataaggaaaaaggctcaaatatatgtgccattgaactatcagaaattaCTCAtctatgccatcagttaaaattTCAGCTCATTCATGTCATTGTCGTCATAAAATCAGCTTacccatgtcattactttttaatggtgcgttttcaaaaactattttcgatgtggccttttattagaggtccgcaacattaattaaaataaatcaatattaatttcaaatatcttaGATCCATTAAAAATAATCGGTTCATTTAACATAACCCGACCCACACCCATTAAAGTAAATTTTTTCtacaacaactattttttttatctgaagaaatagtgattaatgtatatcctttggctatttctagttgattctaaatcattataaatgttacgcttaacagaaacctcaaaaattctattCTACATTTTAATTTCAGTGACTCCAATACATTCTCCGAAGTTGCAAGAAAATAAGCCAATGAACGATTAGggcaaacaagaaaaagaaagaggcttACCAATAGCGCTTCTCCAATattctcccatcacgaattagggGAGCATACATCATTGAAAAATCATTTCTAAATAATGGTTTAAAAGAAGTCTGTTATCCCAACTTTCCTGCCgtgtatatgggataacttctcccatcacgaattagtggagcatacattgttgaaaaattattttcaaataacgaCTTAAAATAAGTCTGTTATTCCAATTATCCCGCCAAGTATTTGTGATAACTTCTCCCATCATTATGATATATATGCTGGAATAAATAATCTCAATACTaactaatttcaaatattttgaaattaatattgatttcttttaattaattttgtggAATTATAATAAAAGACTACGTGgcaaagttattttttaaaaatccatcattaaaaagtaatggcatgggtGGGTTGATTTTATAACGGTGATGGCATGAACTAAccgaacttttaactgatggcataaatgagccatttcacATAGGTCAATggtatatttgagcctttttgcttattttaattaatgacgtggacctctaataaaaggccatgtggtaaagctatttttgaaaaccaccgttaaaaagtaatgacatggatgAACTGGTTTTGTAAcggtgatggcatgaatgagctcaacttttaactgatggcaaaatgagtcatttctgatagttcaatgacatatttaaGCCTTTTCCCTTGTACATTTGATTTGAAAGTTGCTGTACTTTGCATGTGAAGTTTCACTATCACATGGGTACCTGTACTATATATAGTTGATGATGTGACTTGAATAtgtttgtagacacctaattttgtccctcccgatgTCCAATTTATCCGTTTTTTTTACCTTATGTTATCATACActctcacccatgtgattataccccacaaaaatacaaaaatataaaatttaaataaatcctaacaaatcaaatccctaatattcccttatcctaacaaattttatcctaaCCAACCCACCTCACTATCCCTCCCCCCTTCTTAGGTCaagtttttgtttttctctttacAATAAAATTGCACAAAAGGGGGACCCATAGACAAGACACTCACACCTCACATAAACTGCCCACATATACACCATAATCACATAAATGAACACGCGACCAAAATATGTCCCAAACttaaaaaagtgataaaaatatatcatcaaattgGAGAGTAACAAAAGTAGGTGTGGTGCACTTTTTTTGTGCACcatcctttcttttttttaatggCTTGGTTAACGGAAGTTAAAATCAGATGGTGCACTTTTTTTGTGCACCATATAAAAAAGTGCACcattcatttttttctatatgttgcactttttttgtgcaccattcattttttttatatggtgcactttttttgtgcactattcattttttttatatggtgcactttttttgtgcaccattcattttttttatatggtgCACTAATTTTGTgcactatatgaaaaaaaatatatggtgCATAAAAAAAAATGCACCATCCATTATGGTAAAAATATATGGTGTACTATTTTTGTGCACCATTCATAAAAGAAAGTGTCAATTTCGTATatacaagataaaaaaaaattacgatattatatgaaaaatgtaGATAGTGCACTATTCGAATGCACAAAATGAAAACTAATAGATAGTACACTAAAATAGTGCAAGATatgacaaaatttaaaaaataaattttaagttttagtacAATATATGACCAAAAAAAATGTGCACtacatgaaataaattaaataagtactagataaaaaaaaagtgcaataaaatagtattatataaaataaataaatactcaAAAAAAAGTACACTCAAATcactatatattaaaaaagtccatttaaataatgcaatatatgaaataaataaataaaatagaatggaTAATGCACAAAATAAGTGCACTTTATCAGAAATAATTAATAGTGCACTATTTTTATGCAATACATGATAAAAATAGATAGTGCACTAATTATGTTTatctatgaaaaaaatatatatatggtgCAATAATTTTCTGCATAATGTGAAAAATAAATGGATGGTAGTgcaccatatttttttttatatagtgcACATAATTACTTTTtttgaacactttttttttacttaGAAAGTAGATGGGGGAAGAAAGTGAAGGGTATGGATAAGATCACAGAGGGTTGATATTTTTTTCACAATGGTGCACTAATTTTGTGcaccatataaaaaaaaattgaatgttgcttttttttgtgcaccatatattttttcatatggtGCACAAAAAACGTGCaccatatagaaaaaaatgaatgGTGCACAAAAAAGGTCcaccatataaaaataaaatgaatggtGTACAAAAAAAGTGTAAGCCGTTAAAAAAAGAAAGGATGGTGCACAAAAAAAGTGCACCAAGCCTACTTTTGTTACTCTACAATTTGATggcatatttttgtcattttttttacgTTTGCAGTATATTTTGGTCGCTTGTACCACATACATAAAGAAGAAGGCTGCCTTACAAATATTCACACACCCTCATATCACACCATCACCAACAGATCACCCTCGCCATTAACTCACATACACGGACTGAAAACATACACAACAACACATATATATTCCTCTATTTTACCATTTACGGGGAGGGGATCATCTTCTTCACCTCACAAAATCGAACACACACAAGGAGACGTGCACACATAGTAACCAGCATGCACACACGCACATCAGGGAAGAAAATCGGAGAAATAGGGAGCTATACAGAGAACAAATAAGCACTCGAAGAACCAAATCGAGAGAGTGGTTGGATTTAGGTGAAACagtagaaaaaagagaaataaatcgATTGTTTGTTTGTATCCAGAGAAATTTTGCCCGAAGATGATATTC
Proteins encoded:
- the LOC107852838 gene encoding LOW QUALITY PROTEIN: acetyl-CoA-benzylalcohol acetyltransferase (The sequence of the model RefSeq protein was modified relative to this genomic sequence to represent the inferred CDS: substituted 1 base at 1 genomic stop codon), which produces MAFEKENMKVEIVSTKFIKPSLPTPNHLQNYKLSFFDQIADEAHLPLVLFYPPTNNINYATHEXQFEQSLSRILTHVYPISGRFIEDDDSISCKDQGVKFVKAKVNSKLNEFLEKAHKDVNLALLCWPQDTWDVDDTNLFIMPIVIVQITEFECGGLALSMSHAHTAMDGFTTFTFINEWTKVCRLGIPEDKIDFLSINLADVFPSRDLSKLLLPRLPQEDREEAKLVAKRLYINESAISRLREEVGDLCFKPSRVEMIVALLWRALIRASEKKHGHLRRSLMGVPINMRPKLKSLPQIEKSFGNLVIEAPVKFIPGEINNMELHNFVRLIRDTVKETIVACDKTSPDDVVAAVANIYNESFQAQEWGASDEVDMYTSSSLCRFPIQEADFGWGKPCLMHFGSRHNQVCWLYDAECGNGICVQMDLKETNAKLFECEDDIKAFFEF